The genomic stretch ATGGCTATCATCTGTTCCGGCTGGTGCCGGCTGAGGGCGTCGGTCATCAACTCCCGGGCACGGTCGCGGTAGTGCGGCAGATCCGGCCGGAGTTTGGCCAGCTGGTAGAGGTGTTCCAGCAAAATCGGCCGCTCCGGGTAGTGCGCGCGCAGGGCCTCGAACTGGCGGCGGGCCAGCTCGAACTCCATCCGGCCTAGGCTGGCCATGGCCTGGGCGTAGCCGGTGGTGAAGCGGGCATCCTGCTCGTCTTCCTCCGGCTCGAAGAACTCTTCGCGAACCTGCAGCCAGCTTTTGCCGAGCAGCCAGACCAGACCGGCACCGGCCAGGAGCCCGCCGGCATGGGCCATGTAGGCGATGCCGGTGGCACCGGCAAACCAGTAATCGTAGATTTCCTTGCCCAGCCACACCGGTAGTATGGCAATGGCCGGCGCCCGAAAGTAGTTGAAATAAACCCCGAGGAAATAGAAAAACCGGATTTTCTGTAACCCGTAAATGGCCACATACATGCCCATCAGGCCCGATATCGAGCCCGACGCACCCACCAGAGGAACATGACTGCCGGTGGAGAACGCGGTAAACACCAATCCGGACAGGGCCCCACACACCAGGTAAGCCAGCAAGAACTTGCCGGGCCCGAGGGCTTTCTCAACAGTGAACCCGAGCAGGAACAGGAATACCAGGTTGCCGATGATATGACCCCAGCCCCCGTGCAGAAACTGGTAGGTAATCAGGCTGTAAAGTGACAAGTCCGCCGGTGTCAGCCCGAGCTGGTGGGCGCTCAGGGTATGGATGTATTGTTGCTCGATCGCAACGCGCCATTTCTGCCAGTAGGCCCGTTCCGCCGGGGCCCAGAGCAAATCCTGATTCTGCAGCAGATACTGGTAGAACTCCCGGTCCATCAACAGGTTGACGGCCAGCCAG from Marinobacter subterrani encodes the following:
- a CDS encoding rhomboid family intramembrane serine protease; the protein is MLIIPAENAVNWKRPPWITLGLMLTCLLVFLFYQGDDSRKLDQAVEQYLDAELQLLEAPAYEDYLERRIRLEGEESRVYELQQFQQLREQNERYWLAVNLLMDREFYQYLLQNQDLLWAPAERAYWQKWRVAIEQQYIHTLSAHQLGLTPADLSLYSLITYQFLHGGWGHIIGNLVFLFLLGFTVEKALGPGKFLLAYLVCGALSGLVFTAFSTGSHVPLVGASGSISGLMGMYVAIYGLQKIRFFYFLGVYFNYFRAPAIAILPVWLGKEIYDYWFAGATGIAYMAHAGGLLAGAGLVWLLGKSWLQVREEFFEPEEDEQDARFTTGYAQAMASLGRMEFELARRQFEALRAHYPERPILLEHLYQLAKLRPDLPHYRDRARELMTDALSRHQPEQMIAIWQEYLGKGESYQPLTAEDHNRVLFTSLKQHDFKSAEKAFERLRSTGDELLTTEACRLLMEEFEKRQMAPKARHYRQLLQAG